Proteins encoded in a region of the Haloarcula sp. CBA1129 genome:
- a CDS encoding universal stress protein, which translates to MSSESADGDLLAHVVLPVATADDALATAKALEPYEPSSVTTLHVVEKGGGVPDKTPVEQSEDLAEESYAAVRSVFPDADDHTAYGRDVAAEIFEAADEVDASAIAYRSRGGNRLMQFLSGDISMTLVTEADRPVIALPSEAET; encoded by the coding sequence ATGAGCAGTGAGTCCGCGGATGGAGATCTCCTCGCCCACGTAGTTCTTCCTGTTGCCACTGCAGACGATGCGTTGGCAACAGCAAAGGCGCTTGAACCGTACGAGCCGAGTAGCGTGACTACCCTGCACGTTGTCGAGAAGGGCGGTGGCGTCCCGGACAAGACGCCGGTCGAACAATCCGAAGACTTAGCTGAGGAGTCGTACGCCGCCGTCCGGTCCGTGTTCCCTGATGCAGATGACCACACGGCCTACGGTCGAGATGTCGCGGCGGAGATATTCGAGGCGGCTGACGAGGTGGACGCCAGCGCCATTGCCTATCGATCCCGTGGCGGAAACCGCCTTATGCAGTTTCTCTCCGGTGATATCTCGATGACGCTGGTAACGGAGGCTGACCGTCCCGTCATCGCCCTCCCCAGCGAGGCTGAGACATGA